The Bartonella bovis 91-4 sequence ACCAAGTGACCCACCCATAAAAGCAAAGTCTTGAACGGTGGCAATAATTGGTAAGCCTTCAATAGTTCCTCGTGCATTTAAAATATTATCATCAACACCAAGTTTGGAGCGATATTCTTTTAACCGGTCAGTATAGCGTTTTGTATCGCGAAATTTTAATGGATCTGTGGCAACCTTTGGATTTTCAAGTAATGTATAAACACCATCATCAAAAAAATGCATAAGACGGTTTTTAGCACTAATGCGCATGTGATACCCCGAAGAAGGAATCACATATTGATTGGCTTCTAGATCTTTATGAAATACCATTTCACCATTAGTAGGATCTTTAATCCATAGATTGTCTGGAATTTCGCGGCGACCTAGTATAGAGTTAATTTTAGGGCGAACATAATTTGTAATCCAGTTCATTTTATAACCTCCCTTTAAATATTATACATTTTTCATGTGGCTTAAGGGCATAAAGAATTGAATGCTCGGATTCTTTTGATTGATTGAATAAACTATTTCGTTTTATTTTTTTGCTAATATTGGCTCTCATTATATTGTTTTAGCTTCCCTTGTTTATTAGTGATGGCATGAACAAAGAAAGTTGTCTTTAACAAATTTATTAACAATTTCAGCAATGTATTTTGCTCGTTCATTTTTTTGATATCAGATCCTGTTACAACAGGTAAGGATATATTGTTGATTACAATTACAGAGTCACTCTGGTTGAGGAAAGATGTTTCCTTTAATATTTGATCAGTGACGTTTACTCCAAAAGCATAATAAACGAAGTTTAAACTATTTTGCAAAATTTTTGATATCTTTTTGTTACTGGTTGTTGGGACATTAATAAATAAGATTTCATTATTCATTTTAGCAGGCGAAGTTTTTTATCTGTGTTGATGGTAACTCAACAATAATTAAATTACCAAAATAACTAATATAAGTTTTCAGCAAAAAGAGCTTAATATTGTAAATAAAATTAAAATTATAGTACCTATCACCCCAAATGAGAGTAAAAATTTATGTAAGGGAAACGCTATCTATAAGAACGAAATTTTTTCAAAGATATGCTTCAATTTACAAATGCATGATGTGATATTTTGAATCATTAGCTTATAAATTGTGGCTTAAAAAGCAGGTATAATAATTTCAATTATATATTACTAGCTTAAGAGCAGTACCTTTATAAGAAATAAGGACTATTAATATAATATAGGGCATAAAACACATCATGTTGCTCCATACAAAATTTGCGAAATCGAAAATTTATTTTCGACACGTTTATTTTTAAAATCTCACAATTTTTATGTCATATGTAACTACAATCTATACATTTTTGTTTCTACATTTTGAAAGGTTGATGACGATAATTATTTGCGTAAGGCTATCATATTTTAATGTGCAAGTTTATATTTTTTAATATCGTCAGATTATGTTAAATATTGAATTGATTTTACAATGGAATGCTTCTTTCGCAGATTAACTATTTTGATGGGATGTAAATTATTTTAATGTAATAAGTGTAGAGGGGTTGTGGGGGAGCATTTTGTATAAATATGTCATAAAGGCAGCTGCAAAAAGTGGTGTTGCTAAATTAATAATAGGAATAGAAACAAAAAATGCAATCACTAAGCCGGCGCAAAACACTCTCATATGGTGAGCGCGTAAAAAATTATGGGCTTCTTGCAGAGATTGAAAACGGTAAGCAGAGAACAAGAAATATTCACGGCCCAATATATAGCCATTAATAACATAAAAGGCAATCAAATTAATGCCTGGTATGAAAAATAAAATAAAGGCAATTGCGTTACCTAAAAGGCTTATAACAGCAAATTTTAAAGAGAGAATAAGCGAAAGAGTAAACGGCATAGTTTGCCCAATAGGTTCATTGGGATAATCTTCTTTTTCAATAATTTCAGCGGCAGTATCAATAAAAAAACTGCCAATTATAGCTGTAGTCGGAGCAATTAAAAAAGGTATCAGGAAAACTAAACCAAAGTTAAGAATAATTAATGTGCTAACTTTTAATAATCCTATCCAGTCTGTTAGTGTGGAAAAAAAATGTGTAATCCAAAGCCAAAAATAAGGCATAAAAAGCTTGTGTGCAAATAACCATATAGAGATAAAAACAGTACAAGTAAGCCCCAAAATTTTCAACATCATGACGCAATATTGTGGGGTAAAAAGGCGTTTTAGAGCCAGGTAGGTAGCGGTAAAAATCATAAACGATAGATAAGAAAAGAAAAATAGAAAACAAGAGATAGATTAAATAGTGTTTTATAAAGCTCTGTTTTGTAAATCGTATGGTCTTATGTAAATTGTATTAATTAAAGTTTATCCTTTTATTTTATGAAGGTTTTTTTAGTAGCATTAACTTTTAAGATTTTTATTGTTATTGAAATAAAAAGTTTTTTTTCTTTTAATTAGTGAGAGAGAGAATGAAAAAATGACACAATAGTCTTTGCTAATTTTTCAGCTACTTTCTGTTTACTCATACATGGCCATTGTTCAACAGTTTTTCTACTGACCAGACAAATTCTGTTTGTATCTCCACCCATTATGCTTGTTCCATCAGTGTGGAGAGAAACGTCATTGGCAAGAATGAAATCTGCTCCTTTTTGAACACATTTTTTTTGTGCATTTGCAATGATATCATGTGTTTCAGCAGCAAAACCAATAACAAGAGAGGGACGGTTTGAAGCGTGACCGATAGTTGCTAAAATATCAGGATTTTCAACCATATGCAAAGATGGTGGGATTTTGTTATTCTCCTTTTTGATCTTTTGTAAAGATTGCGTTTGACTACGCCAATCACAAACAGCAGCAACAAAAATAGCACCATCAGCGGGCAATGCAGCCTGTACAGCTTCTAACATCTGACAGGCTGTTTGTACGTGAATGGTTTTTATGTTTTGCGGATCAGGAAGATTAACGGGCCCACAAATAAGTGTTACTGAAGCCCCCAAGTGGGCTAAAACTGTTGCAATTGCATGGCCTTGTTTGCCTGAGGAGCGGTTAGCAAGATAACGTATTGGATCGATTGGTTCGTACGTGGGGCCAGAAGTAACAATGAAATGACGGCCGGAAAGCGGCTTTTCTTGCACCCTCAAAAGAGTTTCTACTGAAGCTACGATGGTTAATGGATCACTCATACGCCCATAGCCTATTTCATCTTGTTCAGCCATTTTACCACTTTCTGGCCCTACTATATGAACCCCATCGGCATGCAATTGTGCGACATTACGTACAGTTGCAGGATGAGACCACATAGCTGGATTCATAGCTGGTGCAATCAAAAGTGGACAGCACGCTGCTAAAAGCACACAGCCAGCTAAATCATCTGCTATACCGACGGCCATTTTTGCAATACGATCAGCAGTAGCTGGTGCTAAAATAATTAAATCAGCATTACGTGCTAGCCGAATATGGCTAATATCATGATCTTTTTCGCGTGAAAATAAATCGCTATATACAGCACGACCATTCAGAGCTTCAGCTGCTAAAGGGGTAACAAATTTTTGAGCTGCTTTCGTCATAATAATGTTCAAATGTGCTCCACGTTCTTGTAAACGACGAATCAAATCAAGTACTTTATAGGCAGCAATTCCACCACCGATAATGAGAAGTATAGATTTTGATTGCAATGATTGCGTTTTAACAGCACTTGCTTGTAATAGTGGCATGGATAGTGCTGTGGGATTGCTTAACAAACGACGAGCTTCTTCTTCCATAGAAACACCATTTTGTGCTGCTCGTGTGCGCAACATTGCTTTGGCTTCAGGTGAAAGATTACGGATAGTGATACTGGCCATAAAATTCTTCCAAAGAAATAAAATGATTTCAATGATTTCATAAATTTTATTCTTTTTAGCATATTAAGCAAATTAGAAAAAATGAAAAAGAAAAAAGATTAGGATAATGAGACAAGTGGTTGTGATAAATAAATTATAACGACTATAACGGTGAGTACGATTTTGTTCGAAAACAAAGTGTTTGAAAGTGGGGGGAGAAAGATACAGCCCTGTTTTTGTCATTTGGCTGAGATTTTCTTCTATACTTTGAAGGTTTTTCACTAATTTTGGTGTTTGACGTGCTAGCGAAAACAGTGCTTGTGCTCCTTCATTAAAATCTTGGATAAATCCCATAGGCCCTAAATTTTTTCCAATCCACTCTTTAACAACTGGTTCAGAGGCTTTCCACATATTAAAATCTGGGTCCAATGTGCGGGCTACACCTTCTACAACAATCATAGTTTTTTGCAGCAACAAAAGTTCAGGTCGAGCTTTCATGTCAAATAATTCAGTAACTTCAAACAAAAGTGTGAGTAATTTGGCCATGGAAATGCTTTGTGCTGATTGTCCGTGAATGGGTTCACCAATAGCTCGGTTGGCTTGAGCAAAACTTTCAATACTATGATGAGACGGTACATATCCTGCTTCAAAATGGGCGCGTGCCACTCGATAGTAATCACGAGTAATAAAACCGTAAAGAATTTCAGCAAGGAAATATTTTTCTTTTTTACTAAGTCGCCCTGTAATTCCTAAATCCACTGCAACAATACACCCTTGCTGATCTACAAATAAATTACCAGGATGCATATCAGCATGAAAAAAACCATCCCGTAATGTATGGCGAAGGAAAGATTGAATAAGCGTGGTTGCTAGATTTTTCAAATCAAAGTTTGCTTCTTTGAGTGCTGGAATATTAGACATTTTTATGCCATCAATCCATTCCATCGTTAAAACATCGCGTCCTGTTCTTTCCCAATCAACCAGTGGCACCCGAAAACCTATGTCATTTTGAATATTTTCAGCCATTTCTGATAGGGCAGCTGCTTCTAAGCGTAAGTCCATTTCAATACGGGTAGTTTGTGCCAAAGTTTCAACAACGCGAACAGGGCGTAAACGGCGAGAAGCAGGAATATAACGCTCTTGTAAACGGGCAATAAGATAGAAACTTTTAAGATCTTTGGCAAAACGAGTTCTAATATTAGGGCGGATAACTTTAACAGCGCATTTTTTTTTATGACCTGCTTCATCATAATATTCAGCTGGATGAACTTGGGCAACGGAAGCAGCAGCAATAGGCGGACAAAAGTTTATGAATAAATCATTCATAGGACGACCTAGCGAACTTTCAATTTGGGCAATGGCTGCAGTGCAAGGAAATGTTTGAACACGATCTTGTAGCTGTGCCAGATCTGTAGCAATATCATGCCCCACAATATCAGGTCGGGTGGCGAGAAATTGACCAAGCTTAATGTAAGAAGGGCCAAGTTTATTAATGGCGTGCGACATATTTTCAGATCGGTGCTGCTTTTTCGTTTTACGTCGCGCTAAGATTCTTGCTATATGATGACACGTCGCCAAAGGACCATCAAGACTTTCTCTGGGAAGAGCACTAAGGACGCCTTCACGTGCTAAAATCCATCCTGCACGTATGAGTTGAAAATAAGAAGAAATTTGTACCATTTTTCAAATTTTCCAGCCTGAATGTAATGCTGCAATAGCACCGGTGAGGTTGCGATACGATACCCGCGAAAAACCTGCACGACTAATCATATGGGCAAAATCATCTTGTTTGGGAAATTTGCGAATAGATTCAACCAAATAACGATAAGCATCACCATCACCTGTAATGAGTTGGCCAAGTTGGGGAATGGCATGAAAAGACCAAAGGTCATAAATTTTATCAAGAAGGGGCATTTCAACGTTTGAAAATTCTAAACATAAAAAACGCCCGCCTGGTTTTAAAATACGTAAAGCTTCCCTAAGAGCTTTATCAATATGTGGCACATTGCGAATTCCAAAGGCAATTGTATAAGCATCAAAGCTTTGATCCTCAAAGGGGAGGTCTTCTGCATTGGCTTCAACAAAATCAATAAAAGGAGAAAGACCATTTTTATGCGCGCGCTCTCTACCAATGTTGAGCATCGAATTATTAATATCAAGTATTGTAGCGTGAACTTGTTTGCGTGCAGCATTGAGAATGCGAAAAGCAATATCACCAGTGCCA is a genomic window containing:
- a CDS encoding sulfate transporter family protein, coding for MIFTATYLALKRLFTPQYCVMMLKILGLTCTVFISIWLFAHKLFMPYFWLWITHFFSTLTDWIGLLKVSTLIILNFGLVFLIPFLIAPTTAIIGSFFIDTAAEIIEKEDYPNEPIGQTMPFTLSLILSLKFAVISLLGNAIAFILFFIPGINLIAFYVINGYILGREYFLFSAYRFQSLQEAHNFLRAHHMRVFCAGLVIAFFVSIPIINLATPLFAAAFMTYLYKMLPHNPSTLITLK
- the coaBC gene encoding bifunctional phosphopantothenoylcysteine decarboxylase/phosphopantothenate--cysteine ligase CoaBC, which encodes MASITIRNLSPEAKAMLRTRAAQNGVSMEEEARRLLSNPTALSMPLLQASAVKTQSLQSKSILLIIGGGIAAYKVLDLIRRLQERGAHLNIIMTKAAQKFVTPLAAEALNGRAVYSDLFSREKDHDISHIRLARNADLIILAPATADRIAKMAVGIADDLAGCVLLAACCPLLIAPAMNPAMWSHPATVRNVAQLHADGVHIVGPESGKMAEQDEIGYGRMSDPLTIVASVETLLRVQEKPLSGRHFIVTSGPTYEPIDPIRYLANRSSGKQGHAIATVLAHLGASVTLICGPVNLPDPQNIKTIHVQTACQMLEAVQAALPADGAIFVAAVCDWRSQTQSLQKIKKENNKIPPSLHMVENPDILATIGHASNRPSLVIGFAAETHDIIANAQKKCVQKGADFILANDVSLHTDGTSIMGGDTNRICLVSRKTVEQWPCMSKQKVAEKLAKTIVSFFHSLSH
- the ubiB gene encoding 2-polyprenylphenol 6-hydroxylase, whose product is MVQISSYFQLIRAGWILAREGVLSALPRESLDGPLATCHHIARILARRKTKKQHRSENMSHAINKLGPSYIKLGQFLATRPDIVGHDIATDLAQLQDRVQTFPCTAAIAQIESSLGRPMNDLFINFCPPIAAASVAQVHPAEYYDEAGHKKKCAVKVIRPNIRTRFAKDLKSFYLIARLQERYIPASRRLRPVRVVETLAQTTRIEMDLRLEAAALSEMAENIQNDIGFRVPLVDWERTGRDVLTMEWIDGIKMSNIPALKEANFDLKNLATTLIQSFLRHTLRDGFFHADMHPGNLFVDQQGCIVAVDLGITGRLSKKEKYFLAEILYGFITRDYYRVARAHFEAGYVPSHHSIESFAQANRAIGEPIHGQSAQSISMAKLLTLLFEVTELFDMKARPELLLLQKTMIVVEGVARTLDPDFNMWKASEPVVKEWIGKNLGPMGFIQDFNEGAQALFSLARQTPKLVKNLQSIEENLSQMTKTGLYLSPPTFKHFVFEQNRTHRYSRYNLFITTTCLIILIFFLFHFF
- the ubiE gene encoding bifunctional demethylmenaquinone methyltransferase/2-methoxy-6-polyprenyl-1,4-benzoquinol methylase UbiE; protein product: MTTEMKRVGADGGMEYSFGFTKVDETQKQSMVDDVFHSVATNYDKMNDIMSFGLHRMWKNSMVAWLSPPAISSWKILDVAGGTGDIAFRILNAARKQVHATILDINNSMLNIGRERAHKNGLSPFIDFVEANAEDLPFEDQSFDAYTIAFGIRNVPHIDKALREALRILKPGGRFLCLEFSNVEMPLLDKIYDLWSFHAIPQLGQLITGDGDAYRYLVESIRKFPKQDDFAHMISRAGFSRVSYRNLTGAIAALHSGWKI